A stretch of the Corythoichthys intestinalis isolate RoL2023-P3 chromosome 22, ASM3026506v1, whole genome shotgun sequence genome encodes the following:
- the LOC130910680 gene encoding fatty acid-binding protein, liver-like: MDFIGTWKVYSEENLEEFLKALGTPQMVIKMRKDIKPVTVFERKDDTWIYTIKTPKFSKTHSFCMGKESEVTTVDGRKIKCVIREENGKLITKTDKFTAVREMQGEDMVETITTGSVTFISRSKRV, from the exons ATGGACTTCATCGGCACATGGAAGGTTTACTCCGAAGAAAACCTGGAGGAATTCCTAAAAGCATTGG GCACTCCGCAAATGGTCATCAAGATGCGCAAGGACATTAAGCCAGTCACTGTGTTTGAACGGAAGGACGACACTTGGATCTACACCATCAAAACCCCCAAATTCAGCAAAACACATTCATTCTGCATGGGAAAGGAATCGGAAGTGACCACTGTGGACGGCAGGAAGATTAAA TGTGTCATCAGGGAGGAGAACGGGAAGCTGATTACCAAAACTGACAAGTTCACGGCGGTCCGAGAAATGCAAGGGGAGGACATGGTTGAG ACAATCACCACCGGCTCTGTGACGTTCATCAGCAGAAGCAAGCGTGTATGA